A genomic region of Kribbella sp. NBC_00382 contains the following coding sequences:
- a CDS encoding ATP-binding protein, with the protein MTSAPVDLPRKAGELRAAGFVRRSVKAEIRDNLLTELRAGRDPWPGIVGFSRTVIPQLERALIAGHDVVLLGERGQGKTRLLRTMVGLLDEWTPVIEGAELPEHPLDPITPASKRRAAELGDDLPVAWLHRSLRYAEKLATPDTSVGDLIGDVDPVKVAEGRSLGDPETIHFGLVPRAHRGIVAINELPDLAERIQVALLNVMEERDIQVRGYTLRLPLDVLLVATANPEDYTNRGRIITPLKDRFGAEVRTHYPLDIDAEVDVVRQESHLTAEVGEPLLEVLARFVRHLRESTAIDQRSGVSARFAVAAAETVAAAALRRSAITGEEPAVARPVDLEAVPAVLRGKLEFEPGEEGRETELLEYLLRRSVADTARERFAGLDLTPLADAVAQGNMVTTGERIPGRDVLAALPELPVLHDVAARAGVEPDDSPGRIAAAVELALEALYLSKRLAKDADDDTTVYGA; encoded by the coding sequence GTGACCAGTGCACCTGTTGATCTTCCCCGTAAGGCCGGCGAGCTGCGCGCCGCCGGATTCGTCCGCCGTTCGGTCAAGGCCGAGATCCGCGACAACCTGCTGACGGAGTTGCGCGCGGGTCGCGACCCCTGGCCCGGCATCGTCGGTTTCTCCCGCACGGTGATTCCCCAGCTCGAACGCGCCCTGATCGCGGGGCACGACGTAGTACTCCTCGGTGAACGAGGACAAGGCAAGACCCGGCTGCTCCGCACCATGGTCGGTCTGCTCGACGAGTGGACGCCCGTGATCGAAGGCGCCGAGCTGCCCGAGCACCCACTCGACCCGATCACGCCCGCGTCCAAGCGCCGCGCCGCCGAGCTCGGCGACGACCTGCCGGTCGCCTGGCTGCACCGCAGCCTCCGGTACGCCGAGAAGCTCGCGACCCCCGACACGTCGGTCGGTGACCTGATCGGCGACGTCGACCCGGTCAAGGTGGCCGAGGGCCGCAGCCTTGGCGACCCCGAGACCATCCACTTCGGACTCGTCCCGCGCGCGCATCGCGGCATCGTCGCGATCAACGAGCTGCCCGACCTGGCCGAGCGGATCCAGGTCGCGCTGCTCAACGTGATGGAGGAGCGCGACATCCAGGTCCGTGGGTACACCCTGCGGCTCCCGCTCGATGTGTTGCTGGTGGCAACGGCCAACCCCGAGGACTACACCAACCGCGGCCGGATCATCACCCCGCTGAAGGACCGCTTCGGCGCCGAGGTCCGGACCCACTACCCGCTCGACATCGACGCCGAGGTGGACGTCGTCCGGCAGGAGAGCCACCTCACCGCCGAGGTGGGGGAGCCGCTGCTCGAAGTACTGGCTCGGTTCGTACGGCACCTGCGCGAGTCGACCGCGATCGACCAGCGTTCGGGTGTGTCCGCGCGCTTCGCCGTCGCTGCCGCCGAGACGGTTGCCGCCGCTGCGCTTCGCCGGTCCGCGATCACGGGTGAGGAGCCGGCTGTCGCACGGCCGGTCGACCTCGAGGCTGTTCCCGCCGTACTGCGGGGCAAGCTGGAGTTCGAGCCAGGCGAGGAAGGGCGCGAAACCGAGCTGCTCGAGTACCTGCTGCGTCGCTCGGTTGCTGACACCGCTCGGGAGCGGTTCGCCGGACTCGACCTCACGCCACTCGCTGATGCTGTTGCTCAAGGCAACATGGTGACGACGGGCGAGCGGATCCCCGGTCGCGATGTCCTGGCTGCTCTGCCAGAGCTGCCCGTACTGCACGACGTGGCGGCGCGCGCGGGCGTCGAGCCCGATGATTCACCCGGCCGGATCGCCGCCGCGGTCGAGCTAGCACTCGAGGCCCTCTACTTGTCTAAGCGATTGGCCAAGGACGCGGACGACGACACGACCGTCTACGGGGCCTGA
- a CDS encoding serine/threonine protein kinase, translating into MIVEVPGYRLAEPLGAGATGVVYEASRLADGAAVAVKLVHPELVDPQYRDRLRREARLAGAVVHPGVVRVHEVGGEGDQAWLVMDRLSGPDLQQLLENHGPLPIDRAVGLMTQVAEAVDVLHRAGVIHRDLKPANIILDGDRPMVADFGVARQLVSLESSTGMDLSGGAGWLQSGSPSGPSLGSVAGTVAYMAPEQWRGDPVSAATDVYALGGTLFTLLTGERPFNRRTLPELAYAVAILPPPMPSLYGVPAAFDEVVRRAMAKEPGERYATAAEFGEALQAAADGEVAAVAPVRRRRRVAWWATIAVPVVVVAGVGATVLAQGHETPETKLTVCAQDATVRDAPRSKTVIAKVYRGDQLTPIAERDGASWVHVQLPDGRSGWALTDFVRHQC; encoded by the coding sequence GTGATCGTCGAAGTACCTGGCTACCGCCTGGCGGAGCCGCTGGGTGCGGGTGCGACAGGGGTGGTGTACGAAGCGAGCCGACTGGCCGATGGGGCGGCCGTCGCGGTCAAACTGGTGCATCCCGAGCTGGTCGACCCGCAGTACCGTGACCGGCTTCGCCGGGAGGCGCGACTGGCCGGTGCCGTCGTCCATCCCGGGGTCGTCCGGGTCCACGAGGTGGGCGGAGAGGGCGATCAGGCCTGGCTGGTGATGGACAGGCTGAGCGGCCCGGATCTCCAGCAGCTGCTGGAGAATCACGGCCCGCTGCCCATTGATCGCGCGGTCGGGCTGATGACCCAGGTGGCCGAGGCGGTAGACGTGCTGCATCGGGCCGGCGTGATCCACCGCGACCTGAAACCGGCCAACATCATCCTCGACGGCGATCGCCCGATGGTCGCCGACTTCGGCGTCGCCCGGCAGCTCGTCAGCCTCGAGTCGAGCACCGGGATGGACCTCAGCGGCGGCGCCGGCTGGCTGCAGAGCGGCTCACCGTCCGGTCCTTCGCTCGGCTCGGTCGCCGGGACCGTCGCCTACATGGCGCCCGAGCAGTGGCGTGGCGATCCGGTCTCGGCCGCCACGGACGTCTATGCGCTCGGCGGCACACTCTTCACCTTGCTCACCGGCGAGCGGCCGTTCAATCGCAGGACCTTGCCGGAGCTGGCGTACGCGGTGGCGATCCTTCCGCCGCCGATGCCGAGCCTGTACGGCGTACCGGCAGCCTTCGATGAGGTGGTCCGTCGGGCGATGGCCAAGGAGCCGGGGGAGCGGTACGCGACTGCAGCCGAATTCGGCGAGGCGCTCCAGGCTGCAGCTGATGGTGAGGTTGCTGCGGTGGCCCCGGTACGCCGTCGGCGCCGGGTTGCGTGGTGGGCCACGATCGCCGTGCCGGTCGTGGTGGTCGCTGGAGTTGGGGCGACTGTGCTTGCGCAGGGCCATGAGACGCCGGAGACCAAGCTGACCGTCTGCGCGCAGGATGCGACCGTACGGGACGCGCCGCGCAGCAAGACGGTGATCGCCAAGGTCTATCGCGGCGACCAGCTGACCCCGATCGCCGAACGCGATGGCGCCTCCTGGGTGCACGTCCAGCTCCCGGATGGCCGGAGCGGCTGGGCGCTGACCGACTTCGTCCGGCACCAGTGCTGA
- a CDS encoding class I SAM-dependent methyltransferase: MSDAFYSHARLYDLMFPGGGPAVDFYRGEVGRHGGSVLELGCGTGQKLIPIAGDGHPCVGVDFSAEMLAEGRRKADERGVAVEWVQGDMRDFDLGRTFDFVFITANSLLHLQEGEDLVSCFRAVRRHLAPGARFVFDVFNPSVGLLAGADGVRRAREALAFRDPVRGEVSVDVAETYDAPAQVTRGTWYLSTDSEPDFVVAPLDIRSIFPQELPLLLELGGLRLVERFGDWSGRPFATDSQLQLCICE; this comes from the coding sequence ATGAGTGATGCGTTCTACTCGCACGCGCGGTTGTACGACCTGATGTTTCCGGGTGGTGGGCCTGCGGTGGACTTCTATCGGGGTGAGGTCGGTCGGCACGGTGGCAGCGTGTTGGAGCTCGGGTGCGGGACCGGGCAGAAGCTGATTCCGATCGCGGGCGATGGGCATCCGTGTGTTGGCGTGGACTTCTCGGCGGAGATGTTGGCTGAGGGGAGGCGTAAGGCGGACGAGCGCGGTGTGGCGGTGGAGTGGGTGCAGGGGGATATGCGGGACTTCGACCTGGGACGCACCTTCGACTTTGTGTTCATCACGGCCAACTCGCTGCTGCACCTGCAGGAGGGTGAGGATCTGGTGAGCTGCTTCCGGGCGGTTCGACGGCACCTGGCACCTGGAGCGCGGTTCGTCTTCGATGTGTTCAACCCGAGTGTGGGCCTACTTGCAGGGGCCGACGGCGTGAGGCGCGCAAGGGAGGCGTTGGCGTTTAGGGATCCGGTACGTGGTGAGGTCAGCGTCGATGTCGCTGAGACCTACGATGCGCCGGCGCAGGTCACCCGCGGGACGTGGTACCTCTCGACCGACTCCGAGCCCGACTTCGTCGTCGCGCCGCTCGACATCAGGAGCATCTTCCCGCAGGAGCTGCCACTACTGCTCGAGCTCGGCGGCCTGAGGCTGGTCGAGCGCTTCGGCGACTGGTCCGGCCGGCCGTTCGCCACGGATTCGCAACTCCAACTCTGCATCTGCGAGTAG
- a CDS encoding alpha/beta hydrolase fold domain-containing protein has protein sequence MATAAVTLLAKERGDVTFSQQVLFYPVTDASFDTASYREFAEGYFLQRDGMKWFWDQYTTDEAQRNEITASPLRATLEQLRGLPQALVITGEADVLRDEGEAYAAKLREAGVEVTAVRLGGTSTTS, from the coding sequence GTGGCAACGGCCGCTGTCACGTTGCTCGCGAAGGAGCGTGGCGACGTCACGTTCAGCCAGCAGGTGCTGTTCTACCCGGTCACCGATGCGTCGTTCGACACCGCGTCGTACCGGGAGTTCGCCGAGGGGTACTTCCTGCAGCGGGACGGGATGAAGTGGTTCTGGGATCAGTACACGACCGACGAGGCGCAGCGCAACGAGATCACCGCGTCACCGCTGCGGGCGACCCTCGAACAGCTCCGCGGCCTGCCCCAGGCGCTCGTCATCACCGGCGAGGCCGACGTACTGCGCGACGAGGGTGAGGCGTATGCCGCCAAGCTTCGCGAGGCCGGCGTCGAGGTCACCGCGGTCCGGCTGGGCGGCACATCCACGACTTCGTGA
- a CDS encoding VWA domain-containing protein, which yields MSQLPEGWSYGPWHDGPDPLAPPVDLRDALDELGRDVMGGSSPRSALEELLRRGTRNTEGLDDLTRRLWERRREIQQRHNLDGTLRDVQRLLDEALEAERHDLFPNPSDDARFREMQLDALPSGTAAAVRELADYEWQSSEARQKYEEIRELLGRELLGSRFEGMKEALQNTTPEDVERINEMLSDLNALLAAHAQGHPQIDELFGEFMAKHGEFFPENPRTVDELIDVLAARAAAAQRMLNSMTPEQRAELAQLSQQAFGNPQLSQQLANLDAQLQALRPGEDWSGSEQMSGDDPLGLAEGARAMSDLAELDALAEQLAQSYPGARLEDIDLDALTRQLGDEATVDARRLSELERELRKQGLLERAPDGTLQLSPKALRQLGQTALSDVLRTARGQSGERDAASAGAAGELSGSTRAWQFGDTQPWDVPRTVRNAVLRTAGADRDGSVRLDVADVEIAETEHRARAAVALLVDTSWSMVQEGRWLPMKRTALALHQLISTRYRNDALQLITFGRYAGVVELPQLIGMEGTWEQGTNAHHALLLAGRHLRRHPDAQPVVLMVTDGEPTAHLEPDGTAEFDYPPRPATLRKTIFEVDRLAKLGATVSIFRLGDDPRLTSFVDLLARRSGGRVLAPDPDGLGAAVVGDYLRTRRRL from the coding sequence ATGTCGCAACTACCGGAAGGTTGGTCGTACGGGCCGTGGCACGACGGTCCTGACCCGCTCGCCCCGCCGGTGGATCTGCGGGACGCGCTGGACGAGCTCGGCCGTGATGTCATGGGCGGCTCGTCACCGCGGTCCGCGCTGGAGGAGTTGCTCCGGCGCGGGACTCGCAACACCGAAGGACTCGACGATCTGACTCGCAGGTTGTGGGAGCGCCGCCGCGAGATCCAGCAGCGGCACAATCTCGACGGCACCTTGCGCGACGTACAGCGACTGCTCGACGAGGCGCTTGAGGCCGAGCGGCATGACCTGTTCCCGAACCCGTCCGACGATGCCCGCTTCCGCGAGATGCAGCTCGACGCGCTCCCGTCCGGCACGGCGGCCGCGGTGCGGGAGCTGGCCGACTACGAATGGCAGTCGAGTGAGGCGCGGCAGAAGTACGAGGAGATCCGCGAGCTGCTCGGTCGTGAGCTGCTCGGGTCGCGGTTCGAGGGCATGAAGGAGGCCTTGCAGAACACGACGCCGGAGGACGTCGAGCGGATCAACGAGATGCTGTCCGATCTCAACGCGCTGCTCGCGGCTCATGCGCAGGGGCATCCGCAGATCGATGAGCTCTTCGGCGAGTTCATGGCCAAGCATGGCGAGTTCTTCCCGGAGAATCCGCGCACTGTCGATGAGCTGATCGACGTACTGGCTGCCCGTGCGGCGGCGGCGCAACGGATGCTCAACTCGATGACGCCGGAGCAACGGGCCGAGTTGGCTCAGCTCTCGCAGCAGGCGTTCGGCAATCCGCAGTTGTCGCAGCAGTTGGCGAATCTCGATGCGCAATTGCAGGCGTTGCGGCCGGGCGAGGACTGGTCTGGGTCCGAGCAGATGAGTGGTGACGATCCGCTCGGGCTGGCCGAGGGCGCTCGGGCGATGTCGGATCTGGCTGAGCTGGATGCGTTGGCCGAGCAGTTGGCGCAGTCGTATCCGGGGGCACGGTTGGAGGACATCGATCTCGATGCGCTGACCCGGCAGCTCGGTGACGAGGCGACGGTTGATGCGCGCCGGCTGTCGGAGCTCGAGCGTGAGCTGCGCAAGCAGGGTCTGCTGGAGCGTGCGCCTGACGGGACGTTGCAGTTGTCTCCGAAGGCGTTGCGGCAACTCGGGCAGACGGCGCTTTCCGACGTACTGCGGACCGCGCGCGGCCAGTCCGGTGAGCGCGATGCGGCGTCGGCGGGAGCGGCCGGCGAGCTGAGTGGGTCCACCCGGGCCTGGCAGTTCGGCGACACCCAGCCGTGGGACGTACCTCGAACGGTGCGTAACGCAGTACTGCGAACTGCTGGCGCTGACCGTGACGGCTCGGTGCGGCTCGACGTAGCCGACGTCGAGATCGCCGAAACAGAGCACCGGGCCCGAGCCGCGGTCGCATTGCTGGTCGACACGTCGTGGTCGATGGTGCAGGAGGGCCGCTGGCTGCCGATGAAGCGGACGGCGCTCGCCCTGCATCAACTCATCTCAACCCGCTACCGCAACGACGCACTCCAGCTGATCACCTTCGGCCGGTACGCCGGGGTGGTGGAACTACCGCAACTCATCGGCATGGAAGGCACCTGGGAGCAAGGCACCAACGCCCACCACGCCCTCCTGCTGGCCGGCCGCCACCTGCGGCGTCACCCCGACGCCCAGCCGGTGGTCCTGATGGTCACCGACGGCGAACCAACCGCCCACCTGGAACCAGACGGCACCGCCGAGTTCGACTACCCACCCCGCCCAGCAACCCTCCGCAAAACAATCTTCGAAGTAGACCGCCTAGCCAAACTAGGCGCCACCGTCTCCATCTTCCGCCTAGGCGACGACCCCCGCCTGACCTCCTTCGTAGACCTACTAGCTCGCCGCAGCGGCGGCCGAGTCCTAGCCCCCGACCCCGACGGCCTAGGCGCAGCCGTCGTAGGCGACTACCTAAGAACCCGCCGCCGCTTGTAG
- the mug gene encoding G/U mismatch-specific DNA glycosylase has product MQALGDVIGAGLRVLFCGINPGLVSAETGHHFARPGNRFWPALHLAGFTPRQFRPDEQRELLRLGLGITNVVDKPSARADELTKAELVAGGENLVKKVLEFQPRWLAVVGVTAYRDAFNERKATMGAQDRRIGETRVWILPNPSGLNAHYTLPKLAAAYAELEKVSAGG; this is encoded by the coding sequence GTGCAGGCATTGGGTGATGTGATCGGGGCGGGGTTGCGGGTGTTGTTCTGTGGGATCAACCCTGGGCTGGTGTCGGCGGAGACGGGGCATCATTTTGCGCGGCCGGGGAATCGGTTTTGGCCGGCGTTGCATTTGGCTGGGTTTACGCCTCGGCAGTTTCGGCCGGATGAGCAGCGGGAGTTGCTCCGGTTGGGGCTGGGGATTACCAATGTGGTGGATAAGCCGTCGGCTCGGGCTGATGAGTTGACCAAGGCTGAGTTGGTGGCTGGGGGCGAGAACCTGGTGAAGAAGGTGCTCGAGTTTCAGCCTCGGTGGCTTGCGGTGGTGGGCGTTACGGCGTACCGGGATGCTTTCAATGAGCGGAAGGCGACGATGGGTGCGCAGGACAGGCGGATCGGGGAGACGCGGGTGTGGATCCTGCCTAATCCGAGTGGGTTGAATGCGCATTACACGTTGCCCAAGCTCGCGGCCGCCTACGCCGAGTTGGAGAAGGTCAGCGCAGGCGGTTGA
- a CDS encoding Clp protease N-terminal domain-containing protein: MTPGPDLQQLIDTIREDAASDDVLDQLGTAAGTINELTNTSDAALGYFVDRARGAGKSWVEISAVLGVSKQAAHKRFADSWTAQPALDRYTPRTKAVLTGAKEVARGMNHPFIGTEHLLLALFSQPESLATRVLIGRGITEEAVAAAVAVQSPAKAAGAPRDVEAALNADNPPYTRKAAHVLQGAVAEALVLGHNYVGTEHLLLAFYRDSASVATEVLTELGLDETAAWAAIRAILEEVTKDE, translated from the coding sequence ATGACTCCTGGGCCCGATCTTCAGCAACTCATCGACACCATCCGCGAGGACGCTGCGAGTGATGACGTCCTCGACCAGCTCGGCACCGCAGCCGGCACGATCAACGAACTGACCAACACCAGCGACGCCGCCCTCGGGTACTTCGTCGATCGCGCCCGTGGTGCCGGCAAGTCCTGGGTCGAGATCAGCGCGGTGCTCGGCGTGAGCAAGCAGGCCGCGCACAAACGCTTTGCCGACTCCTGGACGGCCCAGCCGGCTCTCGACCGCTACACCCCGCGCACCAAGGCCGTGCTGACCGGTGCGAAGGAGGTCGCCCGCGGCATGAACCACCCGTTCATCGGTACCGAGCACCTGCTGCTCGCTCTGTTCAGCCAGCCTGAGTCGCTCGCGACCCGCGTGCTGATCGGGCGCGGCATCACCGAGGAAGCGGTAGCCGCGGCCGTCGCCGTACAGAGTCCGGCCAAGGCGGCCGGTGCGCCGAGGGACGTCGAGGCCGCGCTGAACGCCGACAATCCGCCGTACACGCGCAAGGCCGCGCACGTGCTCCAGGGCGCGGTGGCCGAGGCGCTTGTGCTCGGCCACAACTACGTCGGCACCGAGCACCTGTTGCTCGCCTTCTATCGCGATTCGGCCAGCGTCGCCACCGAGGTCCTGACCGAGCTCGGCCTGGACGAAACGGCCGCTTGGGCGGCGATCCGGGCCATTCTCGAAGAGGTGACGAAGGACGAGTAA
- a CDS encoding serine hydrolase domain-containing protein, which produces MPDWNSRLEELAAGTAVPGAVLGILADGEQTIAPYGVLNRATGVEVTADSLFQVGSITKTWTATLIAQLVAEGKLSLDDPVVKLLPEAPIDARITVRHLLTHQSGIDGDLFTDTGRGDDCLERYVALLADVEQLFEPGTAYSYCNSGFVLLGRLIEVLDNCTWDESLTKRLVEPLGLTQTTTLPEQAILHRNALGHTADGVPVKTWNLPRSIGPAGLITQSAADLLTFAQLHLDQYSEMRQPQVAVPGATGGFEAVGQAWRLYDWSGRKLFGHDGTTVGQLAFLRIDPEARLAVCLLTNSANAPALFDQLASEVFTHYVGAAVPLPPEPIDGISAGEEHVGVYERASVRMEVVCRDDRLSLRYQATGDRLAFAEEPVVEYDLYPTIPADGNHFVARSAPDQPWTTVTFTPTYLFNSGRVTPRSVPTDRT; this is translated from the coding sequence ATGCCTGACTGGAACTCCCGCCTGGAAGAGCTCGCCGCCGGGACCGCGGTACCGGGTGCGGTGCTCGGGATCTTGGCCGACGGTGAGCAGACCATCGCGCCGTACGGCGTCCTGAACCGCGCCACCGGTGTCGAGGTGACGGCCGACTCGCTCTTCCAGGTCGGGTCGATCACCAAGACCTGGACCGCGACGCTGATCGCGCAACTCGTTGCCGAAGGCAAGCTGTCTCTGGATGACCCGGTGGTGAAGCTGTTGCCCGAGGCGCCGATCGACGCGCGGATCACCGTCCGGCACCTGCTCACCCACCAGAGCGGCATCGACGGCGACCTCTTCACCGACACCGGCCGGGGCGACGACTGCCTGGAGCGGTACGTCGCCCTGCTGGCCGATGTGGAGCAACTCTTCGAGCCCGGTACTGCGTACTCCTACTGCAACTCCGGTTTCGTCCTCCTCGGCCGCCTCATCGAGGTCCTCGACAACTGCACCTGGGACGAATCCCTTACCAAGCGTTTGGTCGAGCCACTCGGCCTGACCCAGACCACGACTCTCCCCGAGCAAGCCATCCTGCACCGCAACGCGCTCGGCCACACGGCGGACGGCGTACCGGTGAAAACCTGGAACCTGCCCCGCAGCATCGGCCCCGCCGGCCTGATCACCCAGAGCGCTGCCGACCTGCTCACCTTCGCCCAACTTCACCTGGATCAGTACTCCGAAATGCGCCAGCCCCAGGTCGCCGTCCCCGGTGCGACCGGCGGATTCGAGGCGGTCGGTCAGGCGTGGCGACTCTACGACTGGTCTGGCCGCAAACTCTTCGGCCACGACGGCACAACGGTCGGACAACTCGCCTTCCTCCGGATCGACCCGGAAGCCCGCTTGGCCGTCTGCCTGCTGACCAACTCGGCCAACGCCCCAGCCCTCTTCGACCAGCTCGCCTCCGAGGTCTTCACCCACTACGTAGGCGCCGCCGTACCGCTCCCGCCGGAGCCGATCGACGGCATTTCCGCAGGTGAGGAGCATGTTGGAGTCTACGAACGGGCCAGCGTCCGGATGGAGGTCGTCTGCCGTGACGACCGGCTGAGCTTGAGGTACCAGGCCACCGGCGACCGCCTCGCCTTCGCTGAGGAGCCCGTCGTCGAGTACGACCTCTACCCAACTATCCCCGCCGACGGCAACCACTTCGTTGCTCGCAGCGCACCGGACCAACCCTGGACCACCGTCACCTTCACCCCGACCTATCTGTTCAACTCAGGGCGGGTCACTCCACGGTCTGTCCCGACCGACAGGACATAG